A single window of Actinomycetota bacterium DNA harbors:
- a CDS encoding (Fe-S)-binding protein, with amino-acid sequence MTLPLIDTKLTDLAVHGSFCPKLCSHTCPVLRATGRDEATPWSLHRVVADIATGRTEVDTSTGRALHHCTGCHACATACAWEDQDVPAQVRSGRAAVHAVGADVDAARAAIDHVGEGRTPDGHPPLELPAGPETASVVLVAGCRDRVETVSAFERITAAAGDDLRIVVPPGCCGSRLDDLGAIDEATACRTRLDRALGSHDGARTVVLDPHCLPSVRAAASGDVVDAVSYIAGVVSGGRVDIAPDTGTGLEVTWHDPCVLARTESVTAAPRHLLGTLGIHVAEPEGAGADTHCSGAGMEFPRLEPEAAAEVAGRRSAQLRAAADVTVTSCPAAREHLGAAGVDVRDLIELVADRIGKVT; translated from the coding sequence GTGACGCTACCACTGATCGACACCAAGCTGACCGACCTGGCGGTACACGGCAGCTTCTGCCCCAAGCTGTGCAGCCACACCTGCCCGGTCCTCCGCGCGACCGGTCGCGACGAGGCCACGCCATGGTCGCTGCACCGCGTGGTTGCCGACATCGCCACTGGCCGCACCGAGGTCGACACCAGCACCGGACGGGCGCTGCACCACTGCACCGGGTGCCACGCGTGCGCCACGGCGTGCGCGTGGGAGGACCAGGACGTCCCGGCGCAGGTCCGGTCGGGCCGCGCAGCCGTGCACGCGGTCGGCGCGGACGTCGACGCGGCTCGTGCCGCGATCGATCACGTCGGCGAGGGACGGACCCCCGACGGGCACCCCCCGCTCGAGCTACCCGCTGGGCCGGAGACGGCGTCCGTCGTCCTCGTGGCCGGGTGCCGCGACCGGGTCGAGACGGTCAGCGCGTTCGAGCGGATCACTGCGGCAGCAGGCGACGACCTACGCATCGTCGTGCCGCCAGGCTGCTGCGGCTCGCGCCTCGACGACCTCGGCGCGATCGACGAGGCGACCGCGTGCCGGACGCGGCTCGATCGCGCGCTGGGGTCGCACGACGGGGCGCGCACGGTCGTGCTCGATCCCCACTGCCTGCCGAGCGTCCGCGCCGCAGCCAGTGGCGACGTCGTGGACGCTGTCTCCTACATCGCCGGTGTCGTCAGCGGAGGAAGGGTCGACATCGCTCCCGACACGGGCACCGGGCTCGAGGTCACCTGGCACGACCCCTGCGTCCTCGCGCGCACCGAGTCGGTCACCGCGGCGCCCCGGCACCTGCTCGGCACCCTCGGGATCCACGTCGCCGAACCCGAGGGGGCCGGCGCCGACACGCACTGCAGCGGCGCAGGGATGGAGTTCCCGCGCCTCGAGCCCGAGGCTGCGGCTGAGGTCGCGGGGCGCCGGTCTGCCCAGCTCCGTGCGGCCGCGGATGTCACCGTGACCTCGTGCCCTGCAGCGCGTGAACACCTCGGAGCCGCCGGGGTCGACGTGCGCGATCTGATCGAACTGGTCGCCG